One window of Cupriavidus oxalaticus genomic DNA carries:
- the fdhE gene encoding formate dehydrogenase accessory protein FdhE, producing the protein MSPHPMPPGGLPSGEASRNFAPQIQPDLAGLYGRRAARLRTLAEGHDHADYLRLAARVAEVQASLVPEAGGSGPAGARAILQQGHLGFLLDRLIERLAPDVPAPVATHLAVLRGLPDEERLGAAQALTLGRFDAVPAAIAPFLWAALSLQRASAVRAAPVPVPGCGPAEHASCPACGSAPVASLILTGDRQGLRYLHCALCESAWHMVRAKCTNCGAAADLDYLSFDTAEATVRAECCGVCHGYLKVISLERDRQAEAVADDLATLALDHAVTAEGYQRTGFNPFALPA; encoded by the coding sequence ATGAGCCCGCATCCGATGCCGCCAGGCGGGCTGCCATCGGGCGAGGCATCCCGGAATTTCGCGCCGCAGATCCAGCCAGACCTTGCCGGTCTTTACGGCCGCCGCGCCGCGCGCCTGCGCACGCTGGCCGAAGGCCACGATCACGCCGATTACCTGCGCTTGGCCGCCCGCGTGGCCGAGGTGCAGGCATCGCTTGTGCCCGAAGCCGGCGGATCCGGACCGGCAGGCGCCAGGGCCATTCTGCAGCAGGGGCATCTAGGTTTTCTGCTTGACCGGTTGATTGAGCGGCTTGCGCCCGATGTCCCCGCCCCGGTCGCCACGCATCTAGCGGTGCTGCGCGGCCTTCCGGACGAGGAGCGCCTCGGCGCGGCCCAGGCGCTGACCCTGGGTCGCTTCGACGCCGTCCCGGCGGCGATCGCGCCCTTCCTTTGGGCCGCGCTCTCGCTGCAACGCGCCAGCGCCGTGCGCGCCGCGCCCGTGCCCGTGCCCGGCTGTGGCCCTGCCGAGCACGCGTCTTGCCCGGCCTGCGGCAGTGCGCCTGTAGCAAGCCTGATCCTGACCGGCGATCGCCAGGGCTTGCGCTATCTGCATTGCGCGCTCTGCGAGAGCGCCTGGCACATGGTGCGGGCGAAATGCACCAACTGTGGTGCCGCTGCGGACCTTGACTACCTCAGCTTCGACACCGCCGAAGCCACGGTGCGCGCCGAATGCTGCGGCGTGTGTCACGGATACCTGAAAGTCATCTCACTGGAACGCGACCGGCAAGCCGAGGCCGTCGCCGATGATCTTGCCACGCTGGCCCTGGACCATGCCGTAACGGCGGAGGGCTATCAGCGCACCGGGTTCAATCCCTTCGCACTGCCGGCATGA
- a CDS encoding GntR family transcriptional regulator yields MSAQPQSIVQPNGLTLSVQPINAGASLRDQAYAMLRQAIADADIYQSHDEIRLDERVLSEAMGVSRTPIREAMTLLEQEGFLRTVPRRGIYIMRKTKREIVEMIQMWAALESMAARLATQNATDQEIAQLRRMFDSFRDSTPAEHIEEYSDANIAFHQAIVQLSRSQIIMDTIRNIFIHVRAIRKMTISQSDRAARSIVDHLRIIEALEKRDTELAERLVRQHSLDLADYVEKHCDFLD; encoded by the coding sequence ATGTCTGCGCAACCACAATCCATCGTCCAGCCCAACGGGCTGACCTTGTCAGTGCAACCGATCAACGCCGGCGCGAGCCTGCGCGACCAGGCCTATGCCATGTTGCGGCAGGCCATTGCCGACGCCGATATCTACCAGTCGCACGACGAGATCCGGCTCGACGAACGAGTGCTGAGCGAAGCCATGGGCGTCAGCCGCACGCCGATCCGCGAAGCCATGACACTGCTGGAGCAGGAAGGCTTCCTGCGCACCGTGCCGCGCCGGGGCATCTACATCATGCGCAAGACCAAGCGCGAGATCGTCGAGATGATCCAGATGTGGGCGGCGCTGGAGAGCATGGCGGCGCGCCTTGCCACGCAGAATGCCACCGACCAGGAAATCGCCCAGCTGCGACGCATGTTCGACAGCTTCCGCGATTCGACGCCGGCGGAACATATCGAGGAGTATTCCGACGCCAATATCGCGTTCCACCAGGCAATCGTGCAGCTGTCCAGGTCGCAGATCATCATGGACACGATCCGCAATATCTTTATCCATGTGCGCGCGATCCGGAAGATGACGATCTCGCAGAGCGACCGGGCGGCAAGGTCGATCGTGGATCACCTGCGCATCATCGAGGCGCTGGAGAAGCGCGATACCGAACTGGCCGAGCGGCTGGTGCGGCAGCATTCGCTGGACCTGGCGGACTACGTGGAGAAGCACTGCGACTTCCTCGACTGA
- a CDS encoding GNAT family N-acetyltransferase, whose product MSGDLVIRNMTRAELDQLIGWAATEGWNPGLHDAALFWATDPDAFIAAELDGELIGGGAITSYGGAFGFMGFFIVRPAFRGRGLGNALWHARRDRLIARLRPGATIGLDGVFAMQDYYARGGFVFSHRNLRFRAEVPDSPPQSPLSPDASRPDDVIVPLEAVPFDDVLAYDRTCFPAARETFLRGWIRQEDGLALGCLRQGRLGGFGVVRRCGEGCKIGPLFADDAEAAEALYERLAAFASGGPLFLDVPENHPAAMALAHRHGMAEVFGCARMYLGPAPGLVHKRIFGITTFELG is encoded by the coding sequence ATGTCAGGCGACCTGGTGATTCGGAACATGACGCGCGCCGAGCTTGATCAACTGATCGGCTGGGCGGCAACCGAGGGGTGGAACCCCGGCCTTCACGACGCGGCGCTGTTCTGGGCCACGGATCCGGATGCTTTCATCGCAGCCGAGCTGGATGGGGAGCTGATCGGCGGCGGCGCGATCACGTCCTACGGCGGCGCGTTCGGCTTTATGGGTTTCTTTATCGTCCGTCCGGCCTTTCGCGGCCGGGGACTGGGCAACGCGCTGTGGCATGCGCGCCGAGACCGGCTGATTGCCCGCCTGCGGCCCGGAGCCACCATCGGGCTGGATGGCGTTTTCGCGATGCAGGATTACTACGCCAGGGGTGGCTTCGTTTTCTCCCATCGCAATCTGCGCTTTCGTGCCGAGGTACCGGATAGCCCGCCCCAATCGCCCCTCTCGCCGGACGCGTCGCGCCCGGATGACGTGATCGTCCCGCTGGAAGCGGTGCCCTTCGACGACGTGCTGGCATACGACCGCACGTGCTTTCCCGCCGCGCGCGAGACCTTCCTGCGCGGATGGATCCGGCAGGAGGATGGGCTTGCGCTCGGTTGTCTGCGACAGGGACGGCTGGGCGGATTCGGCGTGGTGCGCCGGTGCGGGGAAGGCTGCAAGATCGGGCCGCTGTTTGCCGACGACGCCGAAGCGGCCGAAGCGCTTTACGAACGCCTGGCCGCCTTTGCGTCGGGTGGCCCGTTGTTCCTCGATGTCCCGGAAAACCACCCCGCGGCCATGGCGCTGGCCCATCGGCACGGCATGGCGGAAGTCTTCGGCTGCGCGCGCATGTATCTGGGGCCTGCGCCGGGCCTGGTGCACAAGCGCATCTTCGGCATTACTACCTTCGAGCTGGGATGA
- the bktB gene encoding beta-ketothiolase BktB, translating to MTREVVVVSGVRTAIGTFGGSLKDVAPAELGALVVREALARAQVSGDDVGHVVFGNVIQTEPRDMYLGRVAAVNGGVSINAPALTVNRLCGSGLQAIVSAAQTILLGDANVAIGGGAESMSRAPYLAPAARWGARMGDAGLVDMMLGALHDPFHRIHMGVTAENVAREYDISRAQQDEAALESHRRASAAIKAGYFRDQIVPVVSKGRKGDVTFDTDEHVRHDATMDDMTKLKPVFAKENGTVTAGNASGLNDAAAAVVMMERAEAERRGLKPLARLVSYGHAGVDPKTMGIGPVPATKIALERAGLQVSDLDVIEANEAFAAQACAVTKALGLDPAKVNPNGSGISLGHPIGATGALITVKALYELQRVQGRYALVTMCIGGGQGIAAIFERV from the coding sequence ATGACGCGTGAAGTCGTAGTGGTGAGCGGTGTCCGTACCGCGATCGGGACCTTTGGCGGCAGCCTGAAGGACGTGGCGCCGGCCGAACTGGGCGCGCTGGTGGTGCGCGAGGCGCTGGCCCGCGCGCAGGTATCCGGCGACGACGTCGGCCACGTGGTGTTCGGCAACGTGATCCAGACCGAGCCGCGCGACATGTACCTGGGCCGCGTTGCCGCGGTCAACGGCGGGGTTTCGATCAACGCGCCCGCGCTGACCGTGAACCGCCTGTGCGGCTCGGGCCTGCAGGCCATCGTCAGCGCCGCGCAGACCATCCTGCTGGGCGATGCCAACGTCGCCATCGGCGGCGGTGCCGAAAGCATGAGCCGCGCCCCGTACCTGGCGCCCGCGGCCCGCTGGGGCGCCCGCATGGGCGACGCCGGCCTGGTCGACATGATGCTGGGCGCGCTGCACGACCCGTTCCACCGCATCCACATGGGTGTCACGGCCGAGAACGTGGCCAGGGAATACGACATTTCGCGTGCGCAGCAGGACGAAGCCGCGCTGGAATCGCACCGCCGCGCGTCCGCCGCGATCAAGGCCGGCTATTTCAGGGACCAGATCGTCCCGGTGGTGAGCAAGGGCCGCAAGGGCGATGTGACGTTCGACACCGACGAGCACGTGCGCCATGACGCGACCATGGACGACATGACCAAGCTCAAGCCGGTGTTCGCCAAGGAAAACGGCACCGTCACGGCCGGCAATGCCTCGGGCCTGAACGATGCCGCCGCCGCAGTGGTGATGATGGAGCGCGCCGAGGCCGAGCGCCGCGGCCTGAAGCCGCTGGCGCGCCTGGTCTCGTACGGCCATGCCGGCGTCGATCCGAAGACCATGGGCATCGGCCCGGTGCCGGCGACGAAGATCGCGCTGGAACGCGCCGGCCTGCAGGTGTCGGACCTGGACGTGATCGAAGCCAACGAGGCCTTCGCCGCGCAGGCTTGCGCCGTGACCAAGGCGCTGGGCCTGGACCCGGCCAAGGTCAACCCGAATGGCTCGGGCATCTCGCTGGGCCACCCGATCGGCGCCACCGGCGCGCTGATCACGGTCAAGGCGCTGTACGAGCTGCAACGGGTGCAAGGCCGCTACGCGCTGGTGACGATGTGCATCGGCGGCGGGCAGGGCATTGCCGCGATCTTCGAACGCGTCTGA
- a CDS encoding 3-hydroxybutyryl-CoA dehydrogenase, which produces MAIKTVGIVGAGTMGNGIAQACAVAGLNVVMVDISDAAVQKGVATVAGSLDRLIKKEKLTEAQKADALARIQGSTSYDDLKATDIVIEAATENYDLKVKILRQIDGIVGENVIIASNTSSISITKLAAVTSRAGRFIGMHFFNPVPVMALVELIRGLQTSDATHAAVEALAKELGKYPITVKNSPGFVVNRILCPMINEAFCVLGEGLASPEEIDEGMKLGCNHPIGPLALADMIGLDTMLAVMEVLYTEFADPKYRPAMLMREMVAAGYLGRKTGRGVYVYSK; this is translated from the coding sequence ATGGCAATCAAGACAGTAGGCATCGTCGGTGCCGGCACCATGGGCAATGGCATCGCCCAGGCCTGCGCAGTGGCCGGCCTGAACGTGGTGATGGTCGACATCAGCGACGCCGCGGTGCAGAAGGGCGTGGCCACCGTGGCGGGCAGCCTGGACCGGCTGATCAAGAAGGAAAAGCTGACCGAGGCGCAGAAGGCCGATGCGCTGGCGCGCATCCAGGGCAGCACGTCGTATGACGACCTCAAGGCCACCGACATCGTGATCGAGGCCGCCACCGAGAACTACGACCTGAAGGTCAAGATCCTCAGGCAGATCGACGGCATCGTCGGCGAGAACGTGATCATCGCGTCCAACACCTCGTCGATCTCGATCACCAAGCTGGCCGCGGTGACCTCGCGCGCCGGCCGCTTTATCGGCATGCACTTCTTCAACCCGGTGCCGGTGATGGCCCTGGTCGAACTGATCCGCGGCCTGCAGACCAGCGACGCCACCCACGCCGCCGTGGAAGCGCTGGCGAAGGAACTGGGCAAGTACCCGATCACGGTCAAGAACAGCCCGGGCTTCGTCGTCAACCGCATCCTGTGCCCGATGATCAATGAAGCCTTCTGCGTGCTGGGCGAAGGCCTGGCCTCGCCCGAAGAGATCGACGAAGGCATGAAGCTGGGCTGCAACCACCCGATCGGCCCGCTGGCGCTGGCCGACATGATCGGCCTGGACACCATGCTGGCCGTGATGGAAGTGCTGTACACCGAATTCGCCGATCCGAAGTACCGTCCGGCAATGCTGATGCGCGAGATGGTGGCTGCCGGCTACCTGGGCCGCAAGACCGGCCGCGGCGTGTACGTCTACAGCAAGTAA
- a CDS encoding glucan biosynthesis protein, giving the protein MMNRRTLLVSATASAALAALGITPSVLAASRIKLGEAQPFGFDALIERARALAAKPYAPPPSPPADVLSRIDYDAHGKIRFRTDDALFANGPGQFPVTFFHLGTYFRTPVRMHVIERAKGGGGRAREIVYDDAYFDMPADSPAHKLPPGSGFAGFRFQESRLGDQKTRDWRKNDWVAFLGASYFRAIGDLYQYGLSARGIAIDVAEAGKPEEFPAFTHFWFETPEGNGDTVTVYALLDGPSISGAYRFVMQRAKAVIMDVECALFLRKDVARLGLAPLTSMYWFSESIKGITDWRPEVHDSDGLAIWNGAGEHIWRPLNNPPQTTASAFSDDNPKGFGLLQRDRLFDHYQDGVNYERRPSLWVEPRDGWGAGAVQLVELRTDDEIHDNIVAMWVPKAPAKAGATYRLRYRLHWQADEPNPSPLARCVATRLGNGGQPGQPRPKGVRKFMVEFKGAPLEKLPFGVKPEAVLTASRGTFSYVFTEAVPNNVPGHWRAQFDLTTDGKGPVDIRLFLRLDGKPLSETWLYQYHPPQA; this is encoded by the coding sequence ATGATGAACCGCCGAACCCTGCTGGTCTCCGCCACCGCCTCAGCCGCCCTGGCCGCGCTGGGCATTACCCCATCGGTGCTGGCGGCCAGCCGGATCAAGCTCGGCGAGGCGCAGCCGTTCGGCTTCGACGCCCTGATCGAGCGGGCGCGCGCGCTGGCTGCCAAGCCCTATGCGCCCCCGCCCTCGCCGCCTGCGGACGTGCTGTCGCGCATCGACTACGATGCCCACGGCAAGATCCGGTTCCGCACCGACGATGCGCTGTTTGCCAACGGCCCGGGCCAGTTCCCCGTCACCTTCTTCCACCTCGGCACCTACTTCCGCACCCCGGTGCGCATGCATGTGATCGAGCGCGCCAAGGGCGGCGGCGGGCGCGCGCGCGAGATCGTCTATGACGATGCCTACTTCGACATGCCGGCCGACAGCCCCGCGCACAAGCTGCCGCCCGGCAGCGGCTTCGCGGGCTTCCGTTTCCAGGAAAGCCGCCTCGGCGACCAGAAGACGCGCGACTGGCGCAAGAACGACTGGGTCGCCTTCCTGGGCGCCTCCTACTTCCGCGCCATCGGCGACCTGTACCAGTACGGGCTGTCGGCGCGCGGCATCGCCATCGACGTGGCCGAGGCCGGGAAGCCCGAGGAATTCCCCGCCTTCACCCATTTCTGGTTCGAGACCCCGGAAGGCAACGGCGATACCGTCACGGTCTACGCCCTGCTCGACGGCCCCAGCATCTCCGGCGCCTACCGCTTCGTGATGCAGCGCGCCAAGGCCGTGATCATGGACGTGGAATGCGCGCTGTTCCTGCGCAAGGACGTCGCGCGGCTGGGACTGGCACCGCTGACCTCGATGTACTGGTTCTCGGAAAGCATCAAGGGCATCACCGACTGGCGCCCGGAAGTCCACGACTCCGACGGCCTGGCCATCTGGAACGGCGCCGGCGAGCATATCTGGCGCCCGCTCAACAACCCGCCCCAGACCACGGCATCGGCATTCTCCGACGACAACCCCAAGGGTTTCGGCCTGCTGCAGCGCGACCGCCTGTTCGACCACTACCAGGACGGCGTCAACTACGAACGCCGCCCGAGTCTGTGGGTCGAGCCGCGCGACGGCTGGGGTGCGGGTGCCGTGCAACTGGTCGAGCTGCGCACCGACGACGAGATCCACGACAACATCGTCGCCATGTGGGTGCCCAAGGCGCCCGCCAAGGCCGGCGCCACCTACCGCCTGCGCTACCGCCTGCACTGGCAGGCCGACGAACCGAACCCGTCGCCGCTGGCGCGCTGCGTGGCCACGCGCCTGGGCAACGGCGGCCAGCCCGGCCAGCCGAGGCCCAAGGGCGTGCGCAAGTTCATGGTCGAGTTCAAGGGCGCGCCGCTGGAAAAGCTGCCGTTCGGCGTCAAGCCCGAAGCCGTGCTGACCGCTTCGCGCGGCACCTTCTCCTATGTCTTCACCGAAGCCGTGCCCAACAACGTGCCCGGCCACTGGCGCGCCCAGTTCGACCTGACCACCGATGGCAAGGGGCCGGTCGACATCCGCCTGTTCCTGCGCCTGGACGGCAAGCCGCTGTCCGAGACATGGCTGTACCAGTACCACCCGCCCCAGGCGTAA
- a CDS encoding EamA family transporter, translated as MPPLVLMCLLITYVVWGTTYLAIRFTLESFPPLFMTGTRFLCAGLLLAAWLAWRGTPMPSWRQLRNCAVPALFLLVGGMGLTAMAEQTISSGATTVMIGSMPIFALIWAACFGQRPKWYEYVAIAIGSAGIVVLTAGAEFRVSAGGVVALMLAVASWSFGSQLVRRLELPQGAAAFAAEMLIGGVVLMVLSALRQEPWPVSLGSISAQAGWAWVYLVVAGSLVAFSAYMYLVATVGQTLSTSYVYVNPPVALAMGAWLGGEVIAPQTLYAVVLILLALAVLSVGTLRTARAQAAA; from the coding sequence ATGCCCCCGCTTGTCCTTATGTGCCTGCTGATCACTTACGTGGTCTGGGGTACGACCTATCTGGCGATCCGCTTTACGCTGGAGAGCTTTCCGCCGCTGTTCATGACGGGTACGCGCTTTCTATGCGCGGGCCTGCTGCTGGCCGCCTGGCTGGCGTGGCGCGGCACGCCGATGCCGTCGTGGCGGCAGCTGCGCAACTGCGCGGTGCCGGCGCTGTTCCTGCTGGTAGGCGGCATGGGATTGACCGCGATGGCCGAGCAGACCATCTCGTCGGGCGCGACCACGGTAATGATCGGCTCGATGCCGATCTTTGCGCTGATCTGGGCGGCCTGCTTCGGCCAGCGCCCCAAGTGGTACGAGTATGTGGCGATTGCGATCGGCAGCGCGGGCATCGTGGTGCTGACCGCGGGGGCGGAATTCCGCGTCAGCGCGGGTGGCGTGGTGGCGCTGATGCTGGCGGTGGCGAGCTGGTCGTTCGGCTCGCAGCTGGTGCGCCGGCTCGAACTGCCGCAGGGCGCGGCGGCCTTTGCCGCGGAGATGCTGATCGGCGGGGTGGTGCTGATGGTGCTGTCGGCGCTGCGGCAGGAGCCATGGCCGGTGTCGCTGGGGTCGATCAGCGCGCAGGCCGGCTGGGCCTGGGTCTACCTGGTGGTGGCGGGCTCGCTGGTGGCGTTCTCTGCCTATATGTACCTGGTGGCGACGGTCGGCCAGACGCTGTCGACGAGCTATGTCTACGTCAATCCGCCGGTGGCGCTGGCGATGGGCGCCTGGCTGGGCGGCGAGGTGATCGCGCCGCAGACGCTGTACGCGGTGGTGCTGATCCTGCTTGCCCTGGCGGTGCTGAGCGTCGGCACGCTGCGCACGGCGCGGGCGCAGGCGGCTGCCTGA
- a CDS encoding 2-dehydropantoate 2-reductase, with protein MKVCIYGAGAIGGYVGAQLARAGADVSFVARGPHLAAMQEHGVRLLIDGEERAARVRCTSDPRELGPQDYVFITLKAHSVPGVVDLIQPLLGPETAIVTGVNGIPYWYFYKHGGELAGSTLESVDPGGRQWRGFGPERAIGCVVYPAAEIIAPGVIKHVYGKKFPLGEPDGSRSARVTRLSEMMMAADLEAPVRDNIRDEIWLKLWGNLCFNPISALTHATLDVITSDPATRALSRQMMVEAQGIAERFGVKFRVDVERRIDGAGAVGAHKTSMLQDLEAGRAMEIDPLLTVVQEMGRLVGQPTPMCDAVLGLIKQRDSMAKLAA; from the coding sequence ATGAAAGTGTGTATCTACGGCGCGGGCGCCATCGGCGGCTATGTCGGGGCGCAGCTTGCGCGCGCGGGGGCCGATGTCAGCTTCGTCGCGCGCGGCCCGCACCTGGCGGCGATGCAGGAACACGGCGTGCGGCTGCTGATCGACGGCGAGGAGCGCGCGGCGCGAGTGCGCTGCACCAGCGATCCGCGCGAACTGGGGCCGCAGGACTACGTCTTCATTACGCTTAAGGCGCATTCGGTGCCGGGCGTGGTAGACCTGATCCAGCCGCTGCTGGGTCCGGAAACCGCGATCGTGACCGGCGTCAATGGCATTCCTTACTGGTATTTCTACAAGCACGGCGGCGAGCTGGCGGGATCGACGCTGGAAAGTGTCGACCCGGGCGGCCGGCAATGGCGCGGCTTCGGGCCGGAGCGCGCGATCGGCTGCGTGGTCTATCCGGCTGCCGAAATCATCGCGCCCGGCGTGATCAAGCATGTGTATGGCAAGAAATTCCCGCTGGGCGAGCCGGATGGCAGCCGTTCGGCCCGCGTGACCCGGCTCAGCGAAATGATGATGGCGGCCGACCTGGAGGCGCCGGTGCGCGACAACATCCGCGACGAGATCTGGCTGAAGCTGTGGGGCAACCTTTGCTTCAACCCGATCAGCGCGCTGACCCATGCCACGCTCGATGTCATTACCTCGGACCCGGCCACGCGCGCGCTGTCGCGCCAGATGATGGTGGAGGCGCAGGGCATTGCCGAGCGCTTCGGGGTCAAGTTCCGCGTCGACGTGGAGCGGCGCATCGACGGGGCGGGAGCGGTTGGGGCGCACAAGACCTCGATGCTGCAGGACCTGGAGGCGGGGCGCGCCATGGAAATCGATCCGCTGCTCACGGTGGTGCAGGAAATGGGCCGGCTGGTCGGGCAGCCGACGCCGATGTGCGACGCCGTGCTGGGTTTGATCAAGCAGCGCGACTCGATGGCCAAGCTCGCGGCGTAA
- a CDS encoding TerC family protein, with protein sequence MESSLALLQDPAAWAALATLVAMEIVLGIDNLIFISILTNKLPAEMREKARKVGISLALLMRLGLLATIAVIVKLTEPVFTILGQGLSWRDMILIAGGAFLVWKATREIHHHVTAGEEGEHNGTGKVAHSFAAAIGQILVLDLVFSIDSIITAVGMTEHVQIMFVAVIAAVMAMLFAATPLANFINRNPTIVMLALAFLMMIGMTLIAEGLGTHVPKGYIYTAMAFSAAVEGLNMLARQRRHARRARGEAH encoded by the coding sequence ATGGAATCGTCGCTGGCTTTGCTGCAGGACCCCGCCGCCTGGGCGGCTCTGGCCACGCTGGTGGCCATGGAAATCGTGCTGGGGATCGATAACCTGATCTTCATTTCGATCCTGACCAACAAGCTGCCCGCAGAGATGCGCGAGAAGGCGCGCAAGGTCGGCATCAGCCTGGCGCTGCTGATGCGCCTTGGCTTGCTGGCCACCATCGCCGTCATCGTCAAGCTGACCGAACCGGTCTTCACGATCCTTGGCCAGGGGCTGTCGTGGCGCGACATGATCCTCATCGCCGGCGGCGCCTTCCTGGTATGGAAGGCCACCCGAGAGATCCATCACCACGTCACCGCCGGCGAGGAAGGCGAACACAATGGCACCGGCAAGGTGGCGCACAGCTTTGCCGCCGCGATTGGCCAGATCCTGGTGCTCGACCTGGTGTTCTCGATCGACAGCATCATCACCGCGGTTGGCATGACCGAGCATGTCCAGATCATGTTCGTAGCGGTGATCGCCGCTGTGATGGCGATGCTGTTCGCCGCCACGCCGCTGGCCAACTTTATCAACCGCAACCCGACCATTGTGATGCTGGCGCTGGCCTTCCTGATGATGATCGGCATGACGCTGATCGCCGAAGGGCTCGGCACGCATGTGCCGAAGGGCTACATCTATACGGCGATGGCGTTCTCGGCCGCGGTGGAAGGGCTGAACATGCTGGCGCGGCAGCGGCGCCACGCGCGGCGCGCGCGCGGCGAAGCCCACTGA
- a CDS encoding polysaccharide deacetylase family protein: MMQARDLAGYGGSPPHPRWPGGSRVAVQFVLNIEEGAESCILNGDMRSEAYLHELPGRPPREAGRDWSVESMYEYGARAGVWRLLDLFAERGLPLTAFAAGRALELNPRIGQALSAAGHEVAGHGYRWIDYRDVPEDEERRHIRLTIAAIERTCGRRPVGWYTGRVSANTRRLVHEEGGFLYSSDAYNDDLPYWLCSAPPLLAIPYTLVNNDARYLLPDGFASGQDFYRSLRDAFDQLWHEGARAPKMMSVGLHPRISGHPARAMALARFLDDVRGHDAVWICRREDIARHWLTEHPA, translated from the coding sequence ATGATGCAGGCACGCGACCTCGCCGGCTACGGCGGCTCCCCGCCCCATCCACGCTGGCCCGGCGGCTCGCGCGTGGCGGTGCAGTTCGTGCTGAACATCGAGGAAGGCGCGGAATCGTGCATCCTCAACGGCGATATGCGCTCCGAAGCGTACCTGCACGAACTGCCCGGACGGCCGCCGCGTGAGGCCGGGCGCGACTGGAGCGTCGAAAGCATGTACGAGTATGGAGCGCGTGCCGGCGTCTGGCGGTTGCTGGATCTGTTCGCCGAGCGCGGCCTGCCGCTGACCGCGTTCGCGGCCGGTCGCGCGCTGGAGCTCAATCCGCGGATCGGACAGGCACTGAGTGCGGCAGGACACGAGGTTGCAGGGCATGGCTATCGCTGGATCGATTATCGGGACGTCCCGGAAGATGAGGAGCGGCGCCATATCCGCCTGACCATCGCGGCAATCGAACGCACCTGCGGCAGGCGGCCGGTAGGCTGGTACACCGGGCGGGTCAGCGCCAACACGCGGCGCCTGGTCCATGAGGAAGGCGGGTTCCTTTACAGCTCGGATGCCTACAACGATGACCTGCCGTACTGGCTCTGCAGCGCCCCACCGCTGCTGGCAATCCCGTATACGCTGGTCAACAACGACGCGCGCTATCTGCTGCCTGACGGCTTTGCCTCGGGGCAAGATTTCTACCGCTCGCTGCGGGATGCATTTGACCAGTTGTGGCACGAGGGGGCGCGCGCGCCGAAGATGATGAGCGTCGGTCTGCATCCCCGCATCAGCGGCCATCCGGCGCGCGCCATGGCGCTGGCACGCTTCCTTGACGACGTACGCGGCCATGACGCCGTGTGGATCTGCCGCCGGGAAGACATCGCCAGGCACTGGCTGACCGAGCATCCGGCGTAG
- a CDS encoding enoyl-CoA hydratase-related protein, protein MIVDIGAHVERYFKPLVMKLQSLPVPSVAAVNGLAAGGGASLALACDVVVAAKSAYFLQAFSKIAIDGFEDAGMATAAAVLAECARFR, encoded by the coding sequence GTGATCGTCGATATCGGCGCTCACGTCGAGCGGTACTTCAAGCCTCTTGTCATGAAGCTGCAAAGCCTGCCAGTCCCGAGCGTTGCGGCTGTCAACGGCCTGGCTGCGGGTGGCGGCGCGTCGCTCGCGCTGGCCTGCGATGTCGTGGTTGCGGCGAAGTCGGCCTACTTCCTGCAGGCGTTCTCGAAGATCGCCATCGATGGCTTCGAGGACGCCGGCATGGCAACGGCTGCAGCCGTACTGGCGGAGTGCGCCCGCTTCAGGTAA
- a CDS encoding GntR family transcriptional regulator: MISQEFAGAAEGGQAASLPRSERAYQQLRAAIQAGQLSPGTRLREVELAESLGLSRTPVREALSRLESEGLVVNEPNRGMMVTQLDASMVSELYVMREVLEGTAAALAARHATDVEISLLRDIVERDLAFADDPDRLAQNNRLFHETLHRCAHNRYLLKNLRSLHESMALLGRTTLAVPGRARSSYEEHTALVEALEKRDPAQAEQIARRHIQQAYKVRLSLWIQEQSGS; this comes from the coding sequence ATGATTTCTCAAGAGTTTGCCGGTGCCGCCGAAGGCGGCCAGGCTGCATCGCTCCCGCGCTCGGAGCGTGCCTACCAGCAACTGCGCGCCGCCATCCAGGCGGGGCAGCTATCTCCCGGCACCCGGCTGCGCGAAGTGGAACTGGCGGAATCGCTGGGCTTGTCGCGCACCCCGGTGCGCGAAGCGCTGTCGCGGCTGGAATCGGAAGGCCTGGTGGTCAACGAGCCCAACCGGGGCATGATGGTGACGCAGCTCGACGCCAGCATGGTCAGCGAGCTGTACGTGATGCGCGAGGTGCTGGAAGGCACCGCCGCGGCGCTGGCCGCACGCCATGCCACCGATGTGGAGATTTCGCTGCTGCGCGATATCGTCGAGCGCGACCTCGCGTTCGCCGACGATCCGGACCGGCTCGCGCAGAACAACCGGCTGTTCCACGAAACCCTGCACCGCTGCGCCCACAACCGCTACCTGCTGAAGAACCTGCGCTCGCTGCACGAATCGATGGCGCTGCTGGGGCGCACCACGCTGGCGGTGCCCGGCCGCGCGCGCAGCTCCTATGAAGAGCACACCGCCCTGGTCGAAGCGCTGGAAAAGCGTGATCCGGCGCAGGCCGAGCAGATTGCCCGGCGCCATATCCAGCAGGCCTACAAGGTGAGGCTGTCGCTTTGGATCCAGGAGCAGTCCGGCAGCTGA